The window ACACTGTATCCCGCGGCTATATTCGTTGATACAACATCATATCAATGGCAGCAGCTCCATCTCGTTCCTTCTTGCAAGTAGCAGCCACCGAGGAGGCAGTTGCTCCGCCTCTAAGAGTTGTCCAGATCGAAGGACTGGTATAATTGCATTACAACTCTTTTCTAGGAGTATAATTGTAGATCAGACGATGATATTATCGTGAACAAACAGGTTGTATTGAAGATCATCAAACACTGCACAGAGTTTTCACCTTCTCTTGTGACTGGTCAACTTCTTGGCTTAGATGTTGGCAGTGTTCTTGAAGTAACCAACTGCTTCCCCTTTCCAGTATGTAACATGAAACAGTTGCTAATTTCTTTACTAAAATTCTTCCATAATACCATTATTTAACTAACACATAGTagaattacattaaattaaattaatagatGAGGGAGGAAGATGAGGAGATTGAAGCAGATGGTGCTAACTATCAACTTGAGATGATGAGATGCCTGAGGGAAGTCAATGTTGACAATAACACTGTAGGCTGGTAACTTCTTTTTTCTTGACACATTTGAATTCTTTCTTTCTTCAATAAACCTGCTAAAAAATGTAAGATGTGTATCTTTAAAGGTACCAATCAACTTTATTAGGCTCTTTCCAGACTGTGGAACTAATTGAGACCTTCATGAATTATCAGGTACACACACAGCTACACTTTGTGATTTTTATTTGGTTGCAATTGCATAAAATATTCAAACACAGGTATTTTATAATTTTAGGAGAATATCAGACGATGTGTGTGCATTATTTATGATCCTTCTAAATCCAACCAAGGTGTCCTGGCTTTGAAGGCCTTGAAGCTTTCTGATTCTTTCATGGAGCTTTATCGCAACAATGAATTCAATGGAGAAAAGTATGTCCATTTTTATTATCTTTttattattcttatgttgtaAATTTAGactcacttattattattattttttttgaaggTTGCGGGAGAAGAATCTCACATGGGTGGATATCTTTGAGGAGATACCCGTATGTTCATTTTATTATCTACTttactttaataattaatattaaatattaaattaaatgttgtttgttatgatatgtaaACAGATCAAGGTTTCAAATTCAGCCCTTGTGAGTGCATTCATGACTGAACTGGAACCAGATTCACCTGTTACTCaggtattttatatttatataattatatttaaaatataaagAAAGAGTAATTAAtttaacatttatatttatatggtaGTGTGATTATGATAGACTACAATTGTCAACAAATCCGTTTATGGAAAGGAACATGGAGTTTTTGATTGAATGCATGGATGATCTCTCAATGGAACAACAAAAGGTtgtcttttcttttttctttttcatttctttatttatgtaataatatTAGCAAAAGTGACACGTGGaaagttttgtattttttatttctCAGTTCCAATTTTACTATCGGAATTTGTCACGTCAGCAAGCCCAACAGCAAACATGGCTTCAAAAGAGAAGGtaggtttttatttatttatttattattttttttgaatattttgaAAAATGTAAAATGTTATTTTGAAGGTCTGAAAATATGGCTAGAAAAGCTGCGGGAGAGGAGGCGTTGCCAGAGGAGGACCCGTCGAACCCTATTTTTAAACCGCTTCCCGAGCCATCAAGATTGGATAGCTTTTTGATAACAAATCAAGTTTCCAATTACTGCAATCAAATCAATaggtatttaatttaatttaatttaattttttttaatattatttgatttgaatGTAATAAGTTTGAAAATTTCATATTATTTTTATGCACTATGCAGCGTTGCAGGGCAGAGTTTCAGCAGATTATATTTGATGAAGGCGTTACATGAGTGACAACAACTCATGgataatcaatcaatcatcaaATGAGTTAATTACTTTTTTATGTAGGAGAATTTTGAAATGTAAAAACTACTTGGAAATATTCTATTCGCAATTTCAATCCCTACTTGGTTTATTTATGACTATTTGTTCTCAAGAATTTGGTATGATATGATATATTGATGGTAGGAAGCTTCGCATTTTACGTGTGCTTAGGTAGCTAGGCCTTTTTGATAAATCTGTTGatccatttttttaaataaaattattgttGCATCTGTGGTACCATGTTCTTGATGAGTTCTATACATAAGAGTATTGTAACAAAAAATTGCAATGTATAAGTAAAGTTATGCCAAAGATAATGTTAAACTTCTAATGCTGgtgctaattttttttttttttttttttttttttttttttttttttttttttttttttaatttaaaacaaCGGAATTTATCtaaaattaccaattaattaatattgatttcaacaataatttgttttatattattatcaaaagtaggggtgcaaacgagtcgAGCTGAGCCCAAGCCTGcccaggctcggctcgggctcatttaagttatacgaggctcgattcgagctttcttttACTGAGCTTAACTCGAGCTCGTAAaaattatacaagctcggcttGGGCTTGGGCTCGGCTCGTTTGTCGGTTgatgtgcctaaataagcttaagctcaactcaagctcgttaagaagctcgtttactaatacctgAAATCCATAATTTTCCAAATAtgcttttattttaatataagaaaataataataaattatattatataaaggctcgtttaggctcgcgagcctaatcgagcttagtgacataggctcaagctcgagctcggctcgggctcgtttaaaatcggtttcgagtcGAACTTTTAACGAGCCGATCCCgtgtagctcgcgagtagcttggctcgtttgcaccctaaTCAAAAGTtacctttaatttttttttgtgggTAGTAAATTGGTAAATTCTATATGCAGAAAATGTGAAAATAGTctaataaaataaacttaatttaaattataaattttgttttaaatttataaatcctaacaaaataaattgATTATCAGCACTAGATAGTGTAACTAATCAAATATAGTATTAattaaaataagtaaaagtgTCGAACTCAAGAAAATCGAGGTGtactaaataaatatataaaacaaaataatTATGAAATAAACAAAATACTAAACTTGTcgaacaaataaataaaagtacttTCATTTACAATTTGAATCTCCTCATCATTATGTGCAATTCATTCAAATGTAATGAAATTTAATAGACGTTTACGAATTTCTAAAGTGATTAACTCAATGCTAATATCATTATGATTTTAAGTTATCTACGAGCAATATTCTTAAAGGTAACCCTAAAAAGTGAGAATCATATCTCAAAAAAAGATTTACTTTCTGCAGTGAAAAGACTTACCATTATGTATTTGATTATGTAACTACTAATCATAAAAGGGTATGTCCATGTATGATTAGACGAGTAGAAAAAAACCATGTAGTCAATGTTATTTGTTCATTCTCGTAATTGTGAAGTGATATCTatgagcccctcgatgatttggtgctaACATCTGAAGTGATTGACCCAACcctgactaaattgatgtgtttgatttagAAGTCAGATGTGACCGTCGGAAATCATTAATTGTGAAACAAAATGTTGAGCAttgagattgaccattatccatgtctcatgttcaCAAATATATTTAGAATGAAGGAATAGTTGATTAATTGTCTTAAGGACTGAATTTTGACTCTAATCAGAGTTTGACTGCTGCATTGTATGACTACTCTTGGTTGATTGTTAGTGAAATATTTTGATTTAAAAAGTTAACGATTTGTCCAAATCGAAAACTGTTGGAAATAAtgtcaaaataaaaattatttggaAATGAAGGATCTATAACAACAGATACGAAATCAAAAGAGACTAGAATATAGAATCAGAAGTATGTCGATATAATAGTCAAACCATAGGTTAAAAATTATatcttttggtattttttttttaaattatacaaTCCTAAAAGATAAGAAATCTCATGTAAATAGATATGGTTaaagtttttttaaaattaaatttcttaAAAACTCAAATCCTTTATATTATTGCTAATATAAGTGGAAAAATGAAGTAATAAAAAAATTTGGAAGGTGTTTGAGATAGAATCTCGTTCTATGAAGTTTTTgtcacttttatttttttaataatatacaTGGGATGTCATTAAATGACTATAAGAACATTATAAAAGTACTTAAGAAAATACTAAGAGAATTTATGTGAGTTAATCAGGTTAGAAGAAGATCTTTACGTAAAGGAGCTACATAAAAAgctaacttcaaaacacacacacacacacacacacacatatatatatatatatatatatatatatatatatcttataattGGATTATGATTTCATTATGAATAAAGAATGAATTTTATTGGAATAAGCTCCAAACAAAATGTTATTGCACATTctactaaaaaataaaaatacagtGCTACTTCAGAAACTGCAAttaaatatgattggatgaatgactTCATTGAAAAACTAAGCTGAGTCCTTCCATTCAAGGATAACCTAGAAATTTTTTGTGACTTCAAGAGtgtacttaatcaagctaagagactcttAGTCACATCAAAACACCAATAATATTCTCTAAGAAATTTTACTATATTTAGAATAAAGTTATATATGGAGATGATCGTATTCACAAAATTCACAAAAATTAAATTTAGTCAAACTCACTAATAAAGTTTTTCTTTAAGCTAAGCATGAAAGGTCATGCTTGAGTTGTAAGATTTCGTTATTCTAGAAATAAGATtagatttggatttagtatttggatattgaaaGATTGTGacaaaaactattgtattgttttgatatattgggatattattttcacattaatacttgttgtgttttatattaacatgtttaatcaatGGATAATCTAATTATTCTAAAGGTTGATAGTGTTGGATTGAGGTGTCTAAGTCagtaactaaattagtatattcttgtaattataAACAAAGTCAATTTTGGGTTGCCGTCATAACTAGAACATTGTTAGAATGACATTTGTAAAGAAAGGATAATTTATTAGATTAACTAAATGGAAATTATGaggaaataatttgttaatatattatatgattaatatattaataggaaatagaaaattgatttgttaatttatatcattaataaattaatatgaaatcaactAGAAATAactaattattaatcagaattaacctagaattaatttgagattaattggaattaaataAAGCTCTATTGGTTGAATTATAAGTGTTCATAATTGTGCAAGGAATGAAGATTCTGTTGAATAAGGTCTCTAAGTTagtaactaaattgatatatttttgaaattagaagaaaagttctttttgggttgccttcataacTAGAACTTGATTAGAATAACATTTATAAAGAGAGcataatttattagattattatatgattaataaactaattagaaATTATGAAGAAATAATTTgttgatatattatgtgattaatatattatttggaaatagaAAATTGATTGGTAATTTATTCTGATACTCTTCCTTGAAGGATTCTCTGGCCAAAAATCTCCTCTCTCCCTTATCCTCTTGTCTTCTagttctagggtttgggtgtgagccattagaggcaccaTCCTTTTGGTGCTAAGCTTTCCAAGACCTACACTACAAGGAGATTGAAGTGgtttgtttactacaacaaatcaaTAGGTATGTAACTCTACAATTTCTAATTTTGAATTACATTAGGGTTATAGTAAGTTtagttgttcattgtatgttgcTATCAATGTGTATGTCATAGATCTTTTATAGGATGCATGTACTCTatcaaaatattaattat of the Lactuca sativa cultivar Salinas chromosome 6, Lsat_Salinas_v11, whole genome shotgun sequence genome contains:
- the LOC111887459 gene encoding eukaryotic translation initiation factor 3 subunit H, translating into MAAAPSRSFLQVAATEEAVAPPLRVVQIEGLVVLKIIKHCTEFSPSLVTGQLLGLDVGSVLEVTNCFPFPMREEDEEIEADGANYQLEMMRCLREVNVDNNTVGWYQSTLLGSFQTVELIETFMNYQENIRRCVCIIYDPSKSNQGVLALKALKLSDSFMELYRNNEFNGEKLREKNLTWVDIFEEIPIKVSNSALVSAFMTELEPDSPVTQCDYDRLQLSTNPFMERNMEFLIECMDDLSMEQQKFQFYYRNLSRQQAQQQTWLQKRRSENMARKAAGEEALPEEDPSNPIFKPLPEPSRLDSFLITNQVSNYCNQINSVAGQSFSRLYLMKALHE